One segment of Vulpes lagopus strain Blue_001 chromosome 8, ASM1834538v1, whole genome shotgun sequence DNA contains the following:
- the A3GALT2 gene encoding alpha-1,3-galactosyltransferase 2, whose protein sequence is MALKEGLRTWKRIFWQLILLGFGLLGLLLYGLPIVRHLEVLIPMGVCPSARMAMLRDNFTGLLRLWARPDVLTCTSWGAPIIWDGTFDPAVAQQEALQQNLTIGLTVFAVGRYLEKYLARFLETAEQHFMVGQRVVYYVFTELPAAVPRVALGPGRGLRVERVVRERRWQDVSMQRMRTLHEALHGRLGREAHFVFCMDVDQHFRSSFGPEALAESVAQLHAWHYHRPRWLLPYERDARSAAAVAPGEGDFYYHAAVFGGSVAALRGLTGHCTRALQRDRERGLEARWHDESHLNKFFWLHKPAKVLSPEFCWSPDIGWRAEIRRPRLLWAPKEYALVRD, encoded by the exons ATGGCTCTCAAGGAGGGACTCAG GACCTGGAAGAGAATCTTCTGGCAGCTGATCCTACTTGGGTTTGGCCTCTTAGGGCTGCTCCTGTATGGGCTCCCTATAGTCAG gcaTCTGGAAGTCCTCATCCCCATGGGTGTCTGCCCTTCTGCCAGAATGGCCATGCTGAGAGACAACTTCACGGGTCTCCTGCGTCTCTG GGCCCGGCCTGATGTTCTGACCTGTACCTCCTGGGGGGCTCCCATTATTTGGGATGGCACCTTCGACCCAGCTGTGGCCCAGCAAGAGGCTCTACAGCAGAACCTCACCATTGGTTTGACTGTCTTTGCTGTAGGCAG gtacCTGGAGAAGTACCTGGCGCGCTTCCTGGAGACGGCCGAGCAGCACTTCATGGTGGGCCAGCGCGTGGTGTACTACGTGTTCACCGAGCTCCCGGCCGCCGTGCCCCGCGTGGCGCTGGGCCCGGGCCGCGGGCTGCGCGTGGAGCGCGTGGTCCGCGAGCGGCGCTGGCAGGACGTGTCCATGCAGCGCATGCGCACGCTGCACGAGGCGCTGCACGGCCGGCTGGGCCGCGAGGCGCACTTCGTGTTCTGCATGGACGTGGACCAGCACTTCCGCAGCTCCTTCGGGCCCGAGGCGCTGGCCGAGTCGGTGGCGCAGCTGCACGCCTGGCACTACCACAGGCCGCGGTGGCTGCTGCCCTACGAGCGGGACGCGCGCTCGGCCGCCGCGGTGGCGCCGGGCGAGGGCGACTTCTACTACCACGCGGCGGTGTTCGGGGGCAGCGTGGCGGCGCTGCGCGGGCTGACGGGGCACTGCACGCGGGCCCTGCAGCGGGACCGCGAGCGCGGCCTGGAGGCGCGCTGGCACGACGAGAGCCACCTCAACAAGTTCTTCTGGTTGCACAAGCCCGCCAAGGTGCTGTCCCCCGAGTTCTGCTGGAGCCCCGACATCGGCTGGCGGGCCGAGATCCGTCGGCCGCGCCTGCTGTGGGCGCCCAAGGAGTACGCCCTGGTGCGCGACTAG
- the ZNF362 gene encoding zinc finger protein 362 isoform X2: MAEPRFNNPYFWPPPPTMPSQLDNLVLINKIKEQLMAEKIRPPHLPPTSASSQQPLLVPPAPAESSQAVMSLPKLQQVPGLHPQAVPQPDVALHARPATSTVTGLGLSSRTPAVSTSESSAGTGTSTPSTPTTTSQSRLIASSPTLISGITSPPLLDSIKTIQGHGLLGPPKSERGRKKIKAENPGGPPVLVVPYPILASGETAKEGKTYRCKVCPLTFFTKSEMQIHSKSHTEAKPHKCPHCSKSFANASYLAQHLRIHLGVKPYHCSYCDKSFRQLSHLQQHTRIHTGDRPYKCPHPGCEKAFTQLSNLQSHQRQHNKDKPYKCPNCYRAYSDSASLQIHLSAHAIKHAKAYCCSMCGRAYTSETYLMKHMSKHTVVEHLVSHHSPQRTESPGIPVRISLI, from the exons ATGGCCGAGCCTCGATTTAACAACCCCTACTTctggccccctcctcccaccatgcCCAGCCAG CTGGACAACCTGGTTCTGATTAACAAGATCAAGGAGCAGCTGATGGCGGAGAAGATCCGGCCGCCGCACCTGCCGCCCACGTCGGCCTCGTCGCAGCAGCCGCTGCTGGTGCCGCCGGCGCCGGCCGAGAGCAGCCAGGCGGTCATGTCGCTGCCCAAGCTGCAGCAGGTGCCGGGGCTGCACCCGCAGGCAGTGCCGCAGCCCGACGTGGCGCTGCACGCGCGGCCCGCCACCAGCACCGTCACAG GTCTGGGGCTCTCCTCCCGGACCCCGGCTGTGAGCACGTCCGAGTCGAGTGCAGGCACGGGTACCAGCACCCCGTCCacacccaccaccaccagccaGAGCCGCCTCATCGCCTCGTCCCCCACCCTCATCTCAGGGATCACCAGCCCCCCCCTCCTGGACTCCATCAAGACAATCCAGGGCCACGGCCTGCTTGGCCCCCCCAAGTCCGAGCGCGGCCGCAAAAAGATCAAGGCGGAGAACCCAGGGGGGCCGCCTGTCCTCGTAGTCCCTTACCCCATCCTGGCCTCGGGCGAGACTGCCAAGGAGGGCAAGACATACAG GTGTAAGGTGTGCCCGCTGACCTTTTTCACCAAGTCTGAGATGCAGATCCACTCCAAGTCACACACCGAGGCCAAGCCCCACAAGTGCCCGCACTGCTCCAAGTCCTTTGCCAACGCCTCCTACCTGGCCCAGCACCTGCGCATCCACCTGGGCGTCAAGCCCTACCACTGCTCCTACTGTGATAAGTCCTTCCGACAGCTCTCCCACCTCCAGCAGCACACCAG AATCCACACAGGCGACAGACCCTACAAGTGCCCACATCCTGGCTGCGAAAAGGCTTTCACTCAGCTCTCCAACCTCCAG tctcaCCAGCGCCAGCACAACAAGGACAAGCCCTACAAGTGTCCCAACTGCTACCGGGCCTACTCGGATTCCGCCTCCCTGCAGATCCACCTCTCGGCCCACGCCATCAAGCACGCCAAGGCCTACTGCTGCAGCATGTGTGGGCGGGCCTACACCTCG GAGACCTACCTGATGAAGCACATGTCCAAACATACAGTGGTGGAGCACCTGGTGAGCCACCACTCGCCCCAGAGGACGGAGTCCCCCGGCATCCCGGTGCGAATTTCCCTCATCTGA
- the ZNF362 gene encoding zinc finger protein 362 isoform X1 yields MSRSSPSGKGHSRMAEPRFNNPYFWPPPPTMPSQLDNLVLINKIKEQLMAEKIRPPHLPPTSASSQQPLLVPPAPAESSQAVMSLPKLQQVPGLHPQAVPQPDVALHARPATSTVTGLGLSSRTPAVSTSESSAGTGTSTPSTPTTTSQSRLIASSPTLISGITSPPLLDSIKTIQGHGLLGPPKSERGRKKIKAENPGGPPVLVVPYPILASGETAKEGKTYRCKVCPLTFFTKSEMQIHSKSHTEAKPHKCPHCSKSFANASYLAQHLRIHLGVKPYHCSYCDKSFRQLSHLQQHTRIHTGDRPYKCPHPGCEKAFTQLSNLQSHQRQHNKDKPYKCPNCYRAYSDSASLQIHLSAHAIKHAKAYCCSMCGRAYTSETYLMKHMSKHTVVEHLVSHHSPQRTESPGIPVRISLI; encoded by the exons atgagtagaagtTCACCAAGTGGGAAAGGACACTCTAG GATGGCCGAGCCTCGATTTAACAACCCCTACTTctggccccctcctcccaccatgcCCAGCCAG CTGGACAACCTGGTTCTGATTAACAAGATCAAGGAGCAGCTGATGGCGGAGAAGATCCGGCCGCCGCACCTGCCGCCCACGTCGGCCTCGTCGCAGCAGCCGCTGCTGGTGCCGCCGGCGCCGGCCGAGAGCAGCCAGGCGGTCATGTCGCTGCCCAAGCTGCAGCAGGTGCCGGGGCTGCACCCGCAGGCAGTGCCGCAGCCCGACGTGGCGCTGCACGCGCGGCCCGCCACCAGCACCGTCACAG GTCTGGGGCTCTCCTCCCGGACCCCGGCTGTGAGCACGTCCGAGTCGAGTGCAGGCACGGGTACCAGCACCCCGTCCacacccaccaccaccagccaGAGCCGCCTCATCGCCTCGTCCCCCACCCTCATCTCAGGGATCACCAGCCCCCCCCTCCTGGACTCCATCAAGACAATCCAGGGCCACGGCCTGCTTGGCCCCCCCAAGTCCGAGCGCGGCCGCAAAAAGATCAAGGCGGAGAACCCAGGGGGGCCGCCTGTCCTCGTAGTCCCTTACCCCATCCTGGCCTCGGGCGAGACTGCCAAGGAGGGCAAGACATACAG GTGTAAGGTGTGCCCGCTGACCTTTTTCACCAAGTCTGAGATGCAGATCCACTCCAAGTCACACACCGAGGCCAAGCCCCACAAGTGCCCGCACTGCTCCAAGTCCTTTGCCAACGCCTCCTACCTGGCCCAGCACCTGCGCATCCACCTGGGCGTCAAGCCCTACCACTGCTCCTACTGTGATAAGTCCTTCCGACAGCTCTCCCACCTCCAGCAGCACACCAG AATCCACACAGGCGACAGACCCTACAAGTGCCCACATCCTGGCTGCGAAAAGGCTTTCACTCAGCTCTCCAACCTCCAG tctcaCCAGCGCCAGCACAACAAGGACAAGCCCTACAAGTGTCCCAACTGCTACCGGGCCTACTCGGATTCCGCCTCCCTGCAGATCCACCTCTCGGCCCACGCCATCAAGCACGCCAAGGCCTACTGCTGCAGCATGTGTGGGCGGGCCTACACCTCG GAGACCTACCTGATGAAGCACATGTCCAAACATACAGTGGTGGAGCACCTGGTGAGCCACCACTCGCCCCAGAGGACGGAGTCCCCCGGCATCCCGGTGCGAATTTCCCTCATCTGA